Proteins from one Listeria innocua genomic window:
- the pyrE gene encoding orotate phosphoribosyltransferase, with the protein MSIEKQVAEQLLEIKAVFLKPNEPFTWASGIKSPIYCDNRLTLGFPKVRQFIAKSLAEKIKENFGEVDVVAGTATAGIPHAAWVSDLLDLPMVYVRSKAKEHGKGNQIEGPLTKGQKVVVIEDLISTGGSSLKAVEALEEAGAEVLGIAAIFTYGLDKGKKLLEESDTKLVTLTNYDELIEVALNKNYVTTEDMATLKEWKKNPEVWGK; encoded by the coding sequence ATGAGTATTGAAAAACAAGTTGCGGAACAATTATTAGAAATTAAAGCGGTATTTTTAAAACCAAACGAGCCATTCACTTGGGCTTCCGGCATTAAATCACCTATTTACTGTGATAATCGTCTAACACTAGGCTTTCCAAAAGTTCGTCAATTTATCGCTAAATCGTTAGCAGAAAAAATCAAAGAAAATTTTGGCGAAGTAGATGTTGTAGCAGGAACCGCGACGGCAGGAATCCCACACGCCGCTTGGGTAAGCGATTTACTAGATTTACCAATGGTCTACGTACGTTCAAAAGCAAAAGAACATGGCAAAGGGAACCAAATCGAAGGGCCACTTACTAAAGGTCAAAAAGTAGTTGTGATTGAAGATTTGATTTCAACAGGTGGAAGTTCGCTTAAAGCAGTTGAGGCTTTAGAGGAAGCCGGAGCAGAAGTACTAGGAATCGCAGCCATCTTTACATATGGATTAGATAAAGGTAAAAAACTACTTGAAGAATCTGATACAAAACTAGTAACTTTAACAAATTATGACGAACTGATTGAAGTCGCTTTAAATAAAAATTACGTTA
- the pyrF gene encoding orotidine-5'-phosphate decarboxylase, translating to MNKPIIALDFQTYQEVEAFLAQFSGESLSVKVGMELFYSNGPAIVEKIKQQNHAIFLDLKLHDIPNTVKSAMIGLAKLGVDMVNVHASGGKKMMEAAREGLEIGSTSGKRPKLIAVTQLTSTSETDMQKEQLVKASLLESVLHYSDLTKQAGLDGVVCSALEADEIKLQNGSDFLRVTPGIRLASDATDDQIRVVTPEKARSIGSSNIVVGRSITRANDPVAAYNQVLKEWNA from the coding sequence AGTAGAGGCTTTTTTAGCCCAGTTTTCCGGAGAATCTTTATCCGTAAAAGTCGGTATGGAACTTTTTTATAGTAACGGTCCAGCCATTGTTGAAAAAATAAAGCAACAAAATCATGCTATTTTTCTAGATTTGAAACTCCACGATATTCCAAATACGGTCAAAAGTGCGATGATTGGTTTGGCAAAACTAGGTGTTGATATGGTGAATGTTCATGCATCAGGCGGAAAGAAAATGATGGAAGCTGCTCGTGAAGGTCTTGAAATAGGTTCAACAAGTGGCAAACGTCCAAAACTTATCGCAGTGACACAACTTACTAGTACAAGTGAAACCGACATGCAAAAGGAACAATTAGTAAAGGCTAGTCTTCTTGAATCAGTGCTACATTACAGTGATTTAACCAAACAAGCAGGGCTAGATGGTGTTGTCTGCTCAGCACTCGAAGCAGACGAAATTAAACTACAAAATGGTTCTGACTTTTTACGCGTAACGCCAGGTATTCGATTAGCAAGTGATGCGACAGACGATCAAATCCGCGTCGTAACACCTGAAAAAGCTCGTTCGATTGGATCATCGAATATCGTCGTTGGTCGCTCTATCACTCGAGCAAACGACCCAGTAGCAGCATATAATCAAGTTTTGAAGGAGTGGAATGCATGA